In a genomic window of Candidatus Thiothrix sulfatifontis:
- a CDS encoding phosphatase PAP2 family protein: MRDAAETSGVPILLLLLLMAVVGASGLNTELFLLMQHLTALLPDGLWANLTILGDALVALVLLNGLAWRYPLLLPAGLLAGLIATLLTRSLKTLLEIERPLSVLGAQVQVIGVDLQNFSFPSGHTTTAFALAGVYALIMQRERLTAVLFCLALLVGFSRIAVGAHWPMDVFAGAAFGWFAAWAGWRLALHWHWSHSLTGQRALALLFLSFAVLLFLLNTGYPQAFWLQMGIAGLMTMMSLVTLRRTFHNTA; encoded by the coding sequence ATGAGAGATGCAGCAGAAACCAGTGGTGTACCGATTTTGTTGCTATTGCTACTGATGGCTGTCGTCGGTGCAAGCGGTTTGAACACCGAACTGTTTCTGTTGATGCAGCATTTAACCGCATTATTACCTGATGGGCTGTGGGCGAACCTGACCATTTTAGGGGATGCACTGGTAGCGCTCGTGCTGTTAAATGGGTTGGCGTGGCGTTACCCGCTGTTGCTGCCTGCTGGATTATTGGCAGGGCTAATCGCTACCTTGTTGACCCGCAGCTTGAAAACATTGTTGGAAATTGAGCGCCCGTTGAGCGTATTGGGCGCACAGGTGCAGGTGATCGGCGTTGATTTACAGAATTTTAGTTTCCCTTCGGGGCATACCACTACCGCTTTCGCATTGGCGGGAGTTTATGCACTGATAATGCAACGGGAACGCTTGACTGCGGTACTGTTTTGCCTCGCCCTGCTAGTGGGATTCAGCCGCATTGCCGTGGGCGCACACTGGCCAATGGATGTATTCGCAGGGGCGGCATTCGGTTGGTTTGCGGCTTGGGCAGGGTGGAGACTGGCTTTGCACTGGCACTGGAGCCATTCATTGACTGGGCAACGCGCACTGGCACTGTTATTTTTGTCATTTGCCGTGCTGCTCTTTCTATTGAATACTGGCTATCCACAAGCCTTCTGGTTACAAATGGGTATTGCCGGTCTGATGACAATGATGAGCCTCGTAACTCTGCGGCGAACTTTCCACAACACGGCCTAA